Sequence from the Thermocoleostomius sinensis A174 genome:
CGATTGCACCACCTGGAAACGGATCGGTTTGGCTGCGATTAGGGGCTGTCAATAAGTTCACCAGTTTCTCAATGTGTTCAAAGCTAGGTTCTGTGGGCAGAAGCGATCGCAGCACGTTGCGCAGCACCCGTCGCTGCAAGGCCAATGGGGCGGTTTTCAAAATCGATCGATTCAGCGTGTGTCCCTCTCCCTTCACCCGCTGCCACCAGTCATTCGTCATCGCTTCCAAATATGCCACCTCTGCTTGCAGCAGTTCAGCGGTTTGGGCCAAAGCAGGTTCAACCTGAGGATTAAAGTGGGTTTGCAAATAAGGAATCAGTTCTTGTCGAATGCGATTGCGGGCATAACGCGAATCTTGATTGGTGGCATCTTCCCAGATTTGTAAGTGGGCCTCTCGGCAAAACTGTCCGGTTTCCGATCGGGTTATGTCCAATAGTGGCCGCACTAACCAAACACCAGGAACTAATAAACGCCGCCACGTCAGCGCTTGTAAACCATCGGCTCCACTACCCCGTACTAGGTTGTATAACAGCGTTTCAACTCGATCGCTCGCCGTATGCCCTGTCACCACATGACTGTACCCCTGCTGGGCTGCAATTTCAGCCAACTCGCAATAGCGCCAATCGCGAGCCGCCGCTTCTGTTCTGGGCAAGGCTTCAGGAGCCGTGATGCCATAATAGGGAAGTTGCCAGTCGTGGGCTAATTGTTCGACATAGGCAGCATTAGCTGGCGCATCCAAGCGCCAACCGTGGTTGCAATGAACGATCGCCAACTGCCACTGCCACTTCGGCTGTAAATCAAGTAATAGCCGCACCAAACACAAGGAATCTTGTCCACCCGAAACCGCTACCAGCAATCGCTGCTGTTTGGGAAGAAGTTGACGATGCCGCAAGGTGCGGTGCAGCCGAGCATGTAACGCAGTCCAAGTCAGGGACATGAAGGGCATGGCTGATGGCAAGGAGTTTGATCAAACTGAGTCTAGAAATCTTAACTTAATAATTAATCTTGATCTAATTCGGGATAAATGGGTTGATCCTCATTCCACTGTTCGGAATTGCGGCGGTAGAGGTCATCGCGGGGTGGACGGCGTTTTGATCCGCGCTCCGCTCGAGGCTCCGATCGGTAGCTCTCGTCTTGATAGATATCTTCTCTAGGGGAACGGCTTTCGCGCAACAGTTTTGGTGGGGGTTCTGGGCAAAACTCTAAGCGAATGCGCACCCGCCCACGCTGCCAGCCTTGATTGCCAAACCGCAACACCTCACAACGAGTTCCCCGATCGCTAAACCAACCTTCTTGTTCTTCAGACCAATCTTCTTCTTGATCGCTGACTAACTGGGCCAGCGCATCTAAAAATTCGCTGACTTTAAAGGTTGGGTTTGACATCAACACACGACCCGCTCGCACAAACATGACTTCATCGTCGCTAAGAGTGACAAAATTTTCGTTGGGCGTCGGGATACCGAAATCATTATTCATTGTTTAAAGTCCTGGAGTTCCGTTGCAAAGTCTACTTTTCCACTCGATCTTACTGCCCAGACAGACGACTCAGCCTGAGAGCTTCCGCTTTGCAGAGCAGACGCTATGACTCAAGCCCCGTGTTTGTGGTTGGACTCTAACATCCAGCTATCTCTTCAATCCGTTCAATCAGGACAGGCTTCGTCGTTTACGGCTGTAACTCCGTCAAAAAATTGGGCATTTCTAGAACATGAAAATAGACCAGAGCAGACACAACAAGCGTATACAGAGTGGCACTACCCAACCCTATCAGCAATTCTCGTTTCACATTGCGATTATCTTCAGCCCAAAACATATCAACGGCACCAAACTGCATCATCACCATACCCAGAACGTTTGAGAGCCAATAGCCGACGATTGTGCCAGGCAAAAACCAACTGGCATTAAGCCAACTGACTCCATAACCAAAGACCAAGGCGATCGGCAAATTAAAAAATAAATCATTCCACCACGATAAGGGAGACAACAGGTAGCCAATCCCCATTAAGGTGCTGCCCCGCAGTTTCTTGAGTAAATTGATCATTTCTATGGACTATCTCGATGGTTCACCAGAGGTGCTTTGGCTTAAGTTTCAGTTTAGTCTTTCTACACAGAATTATCAGCGTGTAACTTCCTAAGTAAGCTTAGATCTATACGCTTCTTCTCATAGGCTGCATGATGTTCGATCGAGTTTTTGATAATCGCCCCTTTGTCGAGC
This genomic interval carries:
- the tilS gene encoding tRNA lysidine(34) synthetase TilS, whose translation is MTWTALHARLHRTLRHRQLLPKQQRLLVAVSGGQDSLCLVRLLLDLQPKWQWQLAIVHCNHGWRLDAPANAAYVEQLAHDWQLPYYGITAPEALPRTEAAARDWRYCELAEIAAQQGYSHVVTGHTASDRVETLLYNLVRGSGADGLQALTWRRLLVPGVWLVRPLLDITRSETGQFCREAHLQIWEDATNQDSRYARNRIRQELIPYLQTHFNPQVEPALAQTAELLQAEVAYLEAMTNDWWQRVKGEGHTLNRSILKTAPLALQRRVLRNVLRSLLPTEPSFEHIEKLVNLLTAPNRSQTDPFPGGAIALVEAEWIVFKQLTAQK
- a CDS encoding KGK domain-containing protein encodes the protein MNNDFGIPTPNENFVTLSDDEVMFVRAGRVLMSNPTFKVSEFLDALAQLVSDQEEDWSEEQEGWFSDRGTRCEVLRFGNQGWQRGRVRIRLEFCPEPPPKLLRESRSPREDIYQDESYRSEPRAERGSKRRPPRDDLYRRNSEQWNEDQPIYPELDQD